The Bacteroides ovatus genomic interval GTTTATTGATTAAGGGAATTGGCATTGATGTTACCTCTATCGCGCCGCCTTCGATAGTATTGTTTAATCTTGGTGCCATAATACACTCCCCGTCGATTTCGGTTGCAATAGCTTTGAATAGATTCCGCTCGGTAAAGTCTTTGAAAGTCTGTGTTATTTCCGTAGGTTCTCCATTGTCAAGCCTAAAATTAACGACAGGGATATTGCCATATAGGGGTTCAATATGTACTGACGCCTCGGCAACATTGGCCTGAAATTTTTCGGTAGTATCCTTAATGCCGAATATAACAGTATCATCGTTTTGTAATCCTAAAAACCACCCATATGGACTTGGCAGTGGCGTATGATACAGATATTCACAAACCTTTTCCAGTTGTTCCATGGTGCAGTTGCTTTGTTCATAAAGCAATGAACTATCTGCCAACTGAAAATTATCGGATTCATTGATTAGACTTACCGCGTTAATCATATGTTCAAGCAACTCCATCGTCGTACTACCTTGACTAACGACAGGAGTAAAAGTAACCGACCAATGCACAGCATATTTAGTATCTAAATCAACTTGCAACGTATCTGGTAAGTCAGTAAAATGAATCTTCGCTTGCAGTGGAGTAAACGCTAATAATATCAATAAGAAAGCAACGAGTTTCTTCATAATCGGAAAGAATTTGATAATTGCAAAGTTAGCGAAAAACTGCGAGATTCGGGGGATTATCACAGGAAATGCTTAACTATATAATTGAGTATTCGCCAGCGTTTCGTAACGATGCACAATTTCTTCTTGGTGTCGATTGCCCTTATAATCTGCTTTGATACTTTCTCAAGAGGCATTACCCAAAACAAACCGTTTCCTTTTGCCATGCGGGTATCAACTAAACCAGGGCGAATTTCAGTAATAGTAATGGCTGTTTTTCTTGCTTTGGCCTGTAAAGACTTAGTGTAATTTATTTGGAAAGCCTTGCTTGCGCTGTAAGATGGCGCAATCGGAGTAGGCTGCAAACCTCCAACAGATGTGATAGTAACTAAATGCCCTTTGCCGTTTTTTTCAAAATGATTATAAAGAGTATCAACAGCATTAGTCCAACCGATAACGTTTGTAGAAAGCGTTGCCAGTTCCTGTTTAATGTCAAGGGGTTCGTTTAGTTCTCCAATACCGGCGCACAATATAGCTAAATCAATATTCTGAAACGACTTAACGACTTCCTCAAAAGCATTGTTAAAAGAATTTATGTTGGAAATATCAACTGGAAACGCAAGCGTATACGCAGGATTTGCAGCGCATATTTCATCAAGTATGTTTTTTCTTCTCCCCATAATAGCGACATGATTACCGCAGGAAATGTAATGCGAGTAAAGGGAGTTGCCAATACCAGAGGTTGCGCCGATGATTAAAATGTTCATGTGTTATAAAGTCGTTTGTTTGTGCAAAGTTAGTGAAAATCGGTGAGATTCGGGCGTTTGACAAAGGAAATCTTCGATTTGAAGTTACCCCGTTGAATTAATCTCGATGGTTTGAGTGTCGGAGATAGTTGTCAAGGAATTACTTACCACAGCTGAAAATCAACGCTATATCCAATTCAAGTAACAAGCGAGGTACAAACTACGTTAATTAGTAGTCAAAACAGAAGGGAAAAACAGGGAAATGGGGATACAATAGCAAAATCACGCTATAAAGGGATAAGATTTCAGTTTGTCCCTTAAGTTCAAGCACTTTACGCATGGCAACGTAATGGTTTTAGCAAGAATTGTATTAACTTTGTGGATTAGAACTGGATTGATAGTGAGATGACCGACAAGGAATACAATAAAATGATAGCCGATGTAAGGCGTAGCGTGAGTCGTAAGTATGGCTTTCGCCAAAGTTCTTATGTCAACTTCAAAGTAGAGAGCGGTTATTTCTTCTGTCTGTATTTTCTGACTGGTGACGTCCGGCTCACCGTCAAGCCCATGTATGCAGATGATTTGTGGTGGAATATATGGGATGCCTCGGATAACAAGAACGAACCTTTGAGCTTGCGTGGAACAGGTGCTTACTCTCTATCAGGGCAAGTCCTATCTTCATACGAGATTACGAAAGTCGCTGCCAAGAGCGAACTCATTGATATAATTGAGGGTATATTCCAAAATGCAAAGGATGCAATATCAAAATTCCTAACTGCTAATCCTGATGCAAACACATTCTTTCCTGACGAGTCAAAAATGGATCATGACCCCGACCGACTGCTATATCTTATGGCTCTTATCCATAATGGCAAAGAGGAAGATGCTTTGGCAATTATCAAAGAAGCCCGCAAGAATAAACATAGATGTATTTTTCAAAGCGGAATGTTCAGTGATAGCTACACATATATCCGCCGTTGGTGCAACCGTGAACAAGCAACTATTCGGATAAGAAATGTATTTGCATCCATTTTCAACAACATTGTCCAGATACGTGCATACGCATTGATGGCTTTGGGTAAAAATAACAAGAAAGAGACACTTCCCGACATTTATGATGTCCGGCTTTTAGATGGGGGAATTGTGATGACATTATGCTTTTCAATAATATTCATATGGCATAATTTCACGTTGGCGTGGATTACACTTGCTGTTTATTTCATATTCGTCTGGTTCATGGACTTTGAGAATCGGAGTGAACGATATTATATCCGTTTTGGGAATTTACCAAATAAAACAAGACTAAGATGGAAAATTAGTATGTGGATTTTAGTAGTTGCACTCTACATCTATTCATTCGCAATTATCTTTTTTGAACCATGAAACTGACCGATAGACGATATAATAATCAGGTTTTCAAGAATACCTCATTTAGCAATAGTGGTATTGCAGTTTGGTGGACAAAAAAGAAATTTAATGGATGCCAATTCGTCAACTGCGATTTCAACGATGTCGTTGTACGAGGTTGTCTGTTTAAGGATTGTGTTTTTCAAAGCGGGAAAATGCAGCACACTTTATTAGGAGCCAGAACCAGTGTTCTGCTACGTAAAAGCATCTATATTGGCTGTACCTTTGAACGCGTTAAATTACGGAGTTTAGGAATCGCAGACTTTATTGGATGCACATTCATTGATTGCGATTTCAAAACCGCATTTATCGCTGCATCATTTGCAAAGTGTAAATTTATAGGAAAAATTTACGGTTGTGTATTTTGTGGCCCCAACTACGATAGTTATTTTTATGGTGATAAGTTATCTTATTGGGTTTCCAATAAAGGAAGATTGAACGATGTGGATTTTTCCGAAAGTATCCTTACTGATGTTGATTTTCGAGGAGGTATTGATTTATCTACTGTCTTATTTCCAGATTCGTATTTATCCGACAAACTGATTATCAAGTATTCTCTTGAGCCCTTAGGTGTTCATGGTTTTGCCTATCCACAAAAAGAAGCACTGAAAATAGCGAATGGATATTTTAATTCAAACATACCTATTCTTGGTGGAGATGTATATAAGATGGAGAATGGACGCATTACGTTAACTCTTGACAGTTGGTATTGTGACAGGATTAGTTCAGAATCCCCATCCGAATATGTAAGACGCTGCTATCTTGTAACGACCGATTATGTCAGCAAATATCCTAACAATGCAAATTTCTTATTTGGATTTGTTGTAGATGCGCAAAGTTGATTTTAATTCAATAGTGTTACAGACTGATTCCACCTCGTCCTTTATCAATCCTCCAATCATACCGACCTTCCGCGACATCGCCAACCTCATTGAGTGTATGGCGATGTTTTATTTTATCAAAGGGCTGTCGGTGTTCCGCATAGTCACAGAGCCATGCGCCGACCGCTTTCTGCTGCTCGGTGGTCTCGCCGTAGCTCTGCATGACGCTCTTGATGTCGGCGGCTTCGGAGGGAGAGAAGATTGACTTGTGCCGCTCCGTGGCGAAATGGATAATCGCTTCAATGGCTCGCCGGAACACCTCGCTTGCCTTGTAGAGAATATCGGCGATGATATTCAGAATATCCCGGCTCGATTTCAGTTCACCCTGCAACCGCTCTATGGTCTTGTCCTTCTCCGCCGTTGCCCGGCTCACTGCCATGCTGATGCGGTGCTGCTCCCCGGTCTTTTGCTCCCGGAGCTGCCGCAGTGCCGTGTCCCTCTCGGATTCATAAGTGTCGGCGATTGCCATGGCACTGTCGCGTTCCAGTTCGACCGCCCGCTTCGCCTCTGTCAGAGCCTTTGTCCGTTTCGCCACCTCTTTCCTGACGGCATCGGGGAACGATTCTTTGATATGCTCGTTCTCGGCTTTCAACTTCTCGTTCTCCTGCTCGATGGCTGCGTACTTGCCCTTGCCGAAAAGGTTTGCGATGCCGGACTTTATGCTGTCCGTGTTCTCCCTGTCAACCTCTCTCGCACGTTCCTCCTTTTTGGCGATTTCGCTGTCAAGTTCCGCGCTGCGCCGCTGCTTTTCCTCGTTCCCGATTTGGAGTTTTTCATGTTCGGATTTTGCATTGTCCGTCTCACGGATCGCGGCATCCCTGTCGGCTTCGGCTGCTTCCTTTTCCGCCTTTACCTGTTCGGCTTCCTGCTTCTGCCTGGCGATGATGAAGTCAGCGCGTTCAAGATGCTCCTTTCCCGTCTGCTCCTTTGAGCTGCCCCTTTCCATGTCAAGACACTCAGCCAAAAGCGTCTGCATGTCACTCATGGCTTTTTCGTCCAGCTTGCAGGATTTCCCGGTGTCGTGGTTCATCCAGTCCCATACGATATGGGCGTGAAGATTGGGCTTCCATGTGGCGGTATCTCCGGGAGTGCCGTAATGCCCCTCGTCACGATGGATGAAGATTTGCAAAGCTGTGATTCCCCACCGCTCCTTACACACCTCACAGAAATGTTGCAACTGCTCCAGCGTGGTATCATCCTTGATTACCACGACACCCTCCTTGAGCGGAGTGCTGCCGCGCACGACGGTCACCTTCCCGGTCTTCTTGTTCACACGCTCCCGGTCTTTGGTCTGCATCGCCCGACCTGTCTTCTCCTTTACCATCGCGGCTATCTGATTGTAGCGTTCCGACAGCGAAGTGCCCCCGAAATCAGGTGCTACCCATGTCTCGTTTGCCGCCATGAGGTCGGTGCGAACATAGAACTTTTCCTTGCCGATATGGGCGAGGTATTCCGCTGTCCGTCTGTTGTGCGCCTCGCTGCTTCCGATGTTGCAGGGCTTGATGTTGATTGATGTCTTCTGTGCCATAGGCATGATGATGTTTACAGATTTACAATAGGGAAAGGGTCATTAGGGCGGAGCCTTAATCGGAGGGTGCAGGGAGAGGGTCACTTCCTGCTCGGGGTTCCCAGGGGTCGAGACCTCTGGGCGGAGATTCCAAAGAGAGGGTCACTCTTTGGTCAGGGGTGTTGGGGGCTGACAGCCTCCGACCGGGTTCTTAGGGCAGAGCCATAAGTGGGACGGGGCAAAGCCCAGCCCCTCGGGAGAGCCCACAACTTCGGGAGCGCAGCGGAGAAGTTATAGTGGGCTATATCTGGGCAAGCCCAGTCAGTCACCCCACGACAACGGAGTACCGCTCAAAACCGTGCTCTGCGCTTCCCGACCTGTCGAGCCTATGCCGGAGTAGCCTCGCCGCCATCCGTGCCGTCCTGCGCCTCGCTGTGGCTTCCTGCACCGTTCTCGCCGGATGCCATGTCGCCGCTGTCTGTGATATGCCGATTTACGGCTGTGTCCGCCATGAACATATCCGACGGCGGATTATGGCTGTCGCCGTCATGCACATCGGCTGACGGATTGGAACTGCCTGACAAAAGAGGGGAAGAAGAAAGGGATGCCGCGCCTGTCGTCAGGCTGTCCGTTTCCTTCCCTCTTGTGAGGCAGTCAACGGCTGCGCCTCCAGGTTCATCCCCTGACGGCAGACTGCCGGAAACAGGTGTCCGCACATCGCCCGTCTGTCCTTTGGCGGCAGCCGAAGGTCTGACATAATGGGGATTGGTGACAAGGATACCTCCGACATACCAGCCCGTGAGAAAATGCAGGGAATGAACGGAAGTGCGGTTGTTGGTCCGAGTGGTCAGCATACCGAGGCGGTTGAAGCTGTCGATGAGCTTGCCGACCGTCTTACGGTTGCAGTCCAAAAACTCTGCCAGTTCCACATCGGAAGCCGCTACCTGTCCCACCTCCAGCACAATATCAATGCCCTTGATTTTATAAGCGGTTCTTGTCCGCACAGCACCGTTCATCAGGCGGTAGAGGCACTTTTGTCTGAGAGGGGAAAACCTGCCTTCCAAAAGAAAATCCCACTGTCCGGCTGATAGTATGGTGCAGTAGTGTATGTTCTGTATCTCCTTATTCATGGTATGTGACATTATGGTGCTACTGCGGACATCCGGCTTTTACCGTCCGTCAACGCTCCCGGCTTGCGTTTCTTGCCGTTGCGCAGTTCCTCAAGCCGTCTTTCAATCTCACTCTCGCTGGCTACTCCTGATGTGCCTCCTTGTTTGATCCAAGCGATGACTTCATCCTCGAAGAAGTAGAGTTTGTTACCCCGCTTGTGGTACGGAATACGTTTGTCGGATGTCATGGCATAGATGGTTGACGCGGATTTTCCGAGTAGCTTTGCAACCTCGTTCAAAGTAAGCAAGGTGTGTGCCTCGCCATGCTGCGAGGGTGCGTCACACAGGAATTTTTCCACACGTTCCGTGAGCAGTCCCACCTTTTCAATCAGCATGGAAACCGCCTGCGGCAGTTGGTCGAATGTTATGTTGTTCATATTATATATGTGTCGGTTTTCATTTGAGTGTAATCTGTTCGGATGCCTTGCGCTTGAGGTCGTTCACCACATCGGCATAGACCTGTGTCGTTCCGACATTGCTGTGCGTGAGCATCTTTGAAATGGTATAGAGGTCTGTTCCGGCGGCAAGCTGAAGGGTCGCGTATGTGTGCCTGAACCCGTGGAACGTGATGTGCTTGGTGATTCCGGCAGACTTGATCCAGTCCTTGAGATAGAGGGGAAGGATTGTCTTCGTCAGCCCCTTGAACACCTGCCCCTCGGTGCGCTCGCCGCATAGTGCGAGTGCTTCATCCGACAGCGGCAGCACGGCTTCCGTCTTGGTTTTCTTGGTGACGATGTGCATGCACCAGCCGCCGTCAGCTCCCTTGACAATGTTCTCCCATTGCAGACGGATGATGTCGCTGATGCGCAGACCCGTAAGGCATGAGAACAGTGCGGCACTCCGTATAACAGGTTTCTCGCAGGGAGTGGCGGCAAGCATCCTCACCTCTTCAAGCGTCAGGAACTCGCGTTTCGTGCTTGACTCCTTGGCGTGCTTCAAGCGTGGTGCGATGTTCTCCTTGATGCGTTTCTCCTCGTATGCGATGCGGAGGACGCATTTCAGCTTGTTGAGGTTGTTGTTGGCGGTGGAAGCCATCATCTTTCCCTTGGTTGGCGTGGTGAGCGACAGCAGATAGGTGAGAAATCCCTGGCAGAAGTCAAGCGTCAGATTGTCGAAGGTGCAGCTTCCGCCGCAATACTTCTCGAAGTGCTTGTAAGCGGTGTTCCAGTTACGGTAATTATCATCATCCGCCATCTTGGAACGGAAATACTCAAGAAAACTCTCCTTGCCGCGGTTGCGGTCAAGAAATCCGTATTCCTCGTTGATGATGGCTTCGGTTCTGCGGCACTTGACAAGCTCGGCATTGCGGAGCATGGTCTTGTTGAACTCAGCCTCGAATTTGTCTTTAGGGTCGGCATAGATGTATATTCCCAGATACTCCCGTCTTGTCGGCTTGCCTGTCTTGGGATGCCGTATAGCCGGGTAGAAGTCAAGGTAAAGCGACACCTGACCGTTCTTGATGGGTCGCTTCCTGACAGTCACTTTCGTGCAGATGTTTGTCATATCGGTTGTGATTTTTAATTGTTGTCTGATTCATTGTCCGGCTCTCGCTTGGCTTTCGTGCTTGCACTCTTGCGTTCCGACACCTTCCGTGCCTCGTCCCAGTCAGCCTTGAGATAGTACAGGCGGTTGCCGTGTATGCGCTTCGTCCTTACCCCGTGGGTGAGCGCGAACCTGCGGACTTGGGTCTTGCCCAGACCGAACAGGCGCATGATGTCGAAACAGGAATACCAGTGCTCCGACAGGTTGCTTCCCAGCCGTTCAGCTTCCTCAGCCATAGCCTTGTCAACCTCGGCTTTCGGGAAGCACTTGGTGGCATTGGCTTTGACACAGGGTATCGAGTAACGCATACGGAGATTGTAAAATCGCCCGTAGGTATAATTGTATTTCTGGCAAATCTCAGCCATCGTATAAAGGTCGCCTCCGGCACTTTCTTTGTCCGTGAACGTGTCGCGCACGGACTGCTTGTAGTTAGCCGCCGGAATGAGCTGCCGTTTCGGGCTACCCTTCTCTTTCTTCTTTCCCTCCTTTTGGGAAAGGTCTTTTTCAGTGTTCAGTGTATCTTCGTTCATCTTCTTTTTTGTCTTTTTACCCTGTCTGGCGAAGATAGACACGCTCCGCTTACAGTAGGTTGTCTCTCTAATCATCAGAAAGAAATCCTCCTTGGTGATGATTGTGATGTGGTATGTCAGTCTGCAAGCCCGGAGAGTGCCGTTGTATATGAGGTTATACACTGTCCGGCTGCTCACTTGCAGGATGTCCGCCACTTCCCCGATGGTGAGAAAAGGCTTGTCGGTCATGCCCCAGTCATATCCGGGCTGACCTGTTAAATTGTGTTTAATTTGACGGTCCATTATCGAAGAAATTTGTTGCACACTCTTGAAAGCTGTTGCACGTTGCTGAAAGAAAGTCGTGCCGTGTGACCCCTCTCGCGTGGTACAATCGCGGTACAAAAATACTCCGAAAAGGACGAATCGCCAACAGGCGAAAATCTCGTTTGTTAAAATCTATTAGCTGAAAATCAAGGTATTATAACACCGATTTTTGCAGCCGTTTGTCGCCGTTTTGACCTCCGAAACTCCATGTGGAAGCTCTTGCCGCTTCCGCTCGGCCCGATGCAGAAGAAGTTGGCGTTGTCGGTCATCTTGACCTTGCCTTCCTTGCCGGTGATGTCGATGCAGACCGGTAGTCCCTGACGGTCGGTGTAATAGGTGGTCAGCGGTGTCTCCTCCGATCCTTTCAGGTGTTCTTTGAAGAAGAAGCACAGAGCAGCGTCAGAGAGTGTGAGAAACAGGTCATAGTCCGGATTGAAGGCGTAGGCGTTGCCGGGGAAGCTGTCCGTGAACAGCTCCAGCTGGTTGTAGGCAGTCCGTGAGGGCATGATGCCGCACTCGTACAGCTTGGTTTCCAGATAGGAGGTGACGGGTGTCACCTTGTCAGCCGGGCAGCTCACCAGTATGTTGAAGTTGCAATAGACCAGCTGCGTGCTGTCTATTGCCAGCCGGTTCAGCACCTCCTCGATGTCCGCCTTGGCAATCTTGTTGCTCGGGTCAGGCATGGAACCGTGGCGTTTCGCCTTGGCCTGCAGCTTCCGTAGTAGTTTCCGTTGTTCGGGAATCTGCACCACTTGGTTGAACACCACACAGTCCGAAAAAGGAATTTGGGTCAAAAAGGACAGCAGGTCGGTGGCGATGCCGTAGCCGTTGATGCTCATTTGCGTATAGGGCTTGATGACGGACGGCAGGTTAATCTCGTCTATATCCACTAACGGGTAAGAACGGATGACCCGGCCACCGGTTTTCAGGTACTCGTCCGATGCCTTGAAATTGGTCATGGAGAAAGGGCCGTGACGGAAACGGAACGCCATGAAGCGGTGGCAGTACTCATTGACCTCCGCCTTGCTGAGTTTGCGGTGCTTTATGCCCTTCTCCTTCAGGATGTCATCCACTTTGGCCACTTTGGAATGGAAGTCCAGCCACCTCTTCGGGTCGTACTGCACGAACTGGCCGCGCCGTGCCTCCTGCGTTATGATAAGGAAGGTGCGTATCTCGGTGAACTCCCTTCCCTCGAAGTACCTGAAATAGCTTTTCGTAAGGAACTCCGCATTTTCGGGCACCTCGTGGCGGTAGCTTTGCTTGCAGAGGATGTCCTGCTTCTGCAAGGCATAGCCCTCCCCAAGCGTCTGCACCACGCCCGAAAGCACGTCCTGAAAACGCAGGTACTGCTCCGCGTCCGTACACAGCTGCTGCACGGGGTTGGTCATCTCGAATATGACCGACGGCTCGCCCTTGGCCGAGAAGAGGACGACATTGCCGTCCGTCTCCTCCAGCTGCGCATAAAGTCCGTCAAACGCTCTTTTCCGTTTTTGTGCCATGCTTTTTGTTTTTATGGGTTACGCATCAGGTGCCTGTAGATGAATATGCCTTTGGAACGCCGCTTGTTGTGCAGGCCGCCACGCTGCTTGACATAAATGACAACCAATCCAGCTACAGCCATCACCAGCATGGCGATGAACCCGGCGAGTTTTCCCAAAATAATGGAGAACACGATAAAGCCGACGAACGACACGCCGACCGCCGCTGCCGCCAGTGTGAGGAAGCGGCCACGGATGCCCATGAACTCCAGCGGCTTTTGCAAGCCCTTGAAAACGGGATAACCCTCCTGATTCATCGTCATGCAAGTGTTTGCGGTTATTACTTGAAGAACAAGGGCAGGGCTTCTGACAGCGCGATGAACGCGATACATCCGCCGATGGTCAGCATGATGGTCTTCTTCACGTCCTGGTCACCGTTCTGCATCTTGAAATAGACGTTGAACGCGCCGACAAGCACGATGACCGCGGCAATGGCCTTCATGAGGTTGGATACGGGTGTCTGGTAGGAGCTGACCTCCTGCGTGGCCTTGGTAAAGCCTGCCGCACCCTTGCTGGCGGCCATGGCCTCGCCGACCGATACCGTGAGGCAGACGAGTGCCAGCACGCCTTTCTGTGCGAACTTCGATGCCATGAAACGGTCTGCCGCACGTTGCAATTTCTTCTTTAACTGTTGCATTTTTCAGAAAATGTTTATGGGTTCTATCGCCAAAGGAACAGGTGTCGCCAAAGGAACGGTGGCTTCTTAAAGCCATATAGCTATTACATTGCGTTCTCGCAGTTGAAGATGACCGTGCCGAGGTCACTGGTGCCGGTCTCCGCCAGCCGGTTTATCTCGTGGATGATGTCCTCGACAAGGATGCCGTCAGTCATGATGGCTTCCCGGTAGCCGGGGCGGTGGAACGGTTTTTCGGTATCAAGTGGCTCTTGTGCATCGGGTTCTTCCGCTTCGTCTTTTCTTGACGCTTCTTCTTTTTCGGAAGCCTCTTGCTTCTTGACTGGTTCATCCCGGCTAATCTTCACGGGCTTGAAGGTCTGCGCTTCATCCGATATGTCTATCTCCTCCTCGGTCTGGCCGTCCTGCTCCGCCGCCTGTGCCGCCTTGGTCTTCTGTATGTCAAGGACTATCAGCACTGCATAATAGAGCAGGAGAACAATGAAAAGGAGGAATACGATTTGTCCGTACTGCATGGGGGTGTTCAAATTATGGCTGTGAATAATGTTGTCGTGTCTTGGGGAAAGGGCAGGAATCGGAGTCCCAACTTGGTG includes:
- a CDS encoding SDR family NAD(P)-dependent oxidoreductase produces the protein MNILIIGATSGIGNSLYSHYISCGNHVAIMGRRKNILDEICAANPAYTLAFPVDISNINSFNNAFEEVVKSFQNIDLAILCAGIGELNEPLDIKQELATLSTNVIGWTNAVDTLYNHFEKNGKGHLVTITSVGGLQPTPIAPSYSASKAFQINYTKSLQAKARKTAITITEIRPGLVDTRMAKGNGLFWVMPLEKVSKQIIRAIDTKKKLCIVTKRWRILNYIVKHFL
- the imm40 gene encoding Imm40 family immunity protein → MKLTDRRYNNQVFKNTSFSNSGIAVWWTKKKFNGCQFVNCDFNDVVVRGCLFKDCVFQSGKMQHTLLGARTSVLLRKSIYIGCTFERVKLRSLGIADFIGCTFIDCDFKTAFIAASFAKCKFIGKIYGCVFCGPNYDSYFYGDKLSYWVSNKGRLNDVDFSESILTDVDFRGGIDLSTVLFPDSYLSDKLIIKYSLEPLGVHGFAYPQKEALKIANGYFNSNIPILGGDVYKMENGRITLTLDSWYCDRISSESPSEYVRRCYLVTTDYVSKYPNNANFLFGFVVDAQS
- a CDS encoding mobilization protein, which translates into the protein MAQKTSINIKPCNIGSSEAHNRRTAEYLAHIGKEKFYVRTDLMAANETWVAPDFGGTSLSERYNQIAAMVKEKTGRAMQTKDRERVNKKTGKVTVVRGSTPLKEGVVVIKDDTTLEQLQHFCEVCKERWGITALQIFIHRDEGHYGTPGDTATWKPNLHAHIVWDWMNHDTGKSCKLDEKAMSDMQTLLAECLDMERGSSKEQTGKEHLERADFIIARQKQEAEQVKAEKEAAEADRDAAIRETDNAKSEHEKLQIGNEEKQRRSAELDSEIAKKEERAREVDRENTDSIKSGIANLFGKGKYAAIEQENEKLKAENEHIKESFPDAVRKEVAKRTKALTEAKRAVELERDSAMAIADTYESERDTALRQLREQKTGEQHRISMAVSRATAEKDKTIERLQGELKSSRDILNIIADILYKASEVFRRAIEAIIHFATERHKSIFSPSEAADIKSVMQSYGETTEQQKAVGAWLCDYAEHRQPFDKIKHRHTLNEVGDVAEGRYDWRIDKGRGGISL
- a CDS encoding helix-turn-helix domain-containing protein, which produces MNNITFDQLPQAVSMLIEKVGLLTERVEKFLCDAPSQHGEAHTLLTLNEVAKLLGKSASTIYAMTSDKRIPYHKRGNKLYFFEDEVIAWIKQGGTSGVASESEIERRLEELRNGKKRKPGALTDGKSRMSAVAP
- a CDS encoding site-specific integrase, translated to MTNICTKVTVRKRPIKNGQVSLYLDFYPAIRHPKTGKPTRREYLGIYIYADPKDKFEAEFNKTMLRNAELVKCRRTEAIINEEYGFLDRNRGKESFLEYFRSKMADDDNYRNWNTAYKHFEKYCGGSCTFDNLTLDFCQGFLTYLLSLTTPTKGKMMASTANNNLNKLKCVLRIAYEEKRIKENIAPRLKHAKESSTKREFLTLEEVRMLAATPCEKPVIRSAALFSCLTGLRISDIIRLQWENIVKGADGGWCMHIVTKKTKTEAVLPLSDEALALCGERTEGQVFKGLTKTILPLYLKDWIKSAGITKHITFHGFRHTYATLQLAAGTDLYTISKMLTHSNVGTTQVYADVVNDLKRKASEQITLK
- a CDS encoding helix-turn-helix domain-containing protein, with the protein product MDRQIKHNLTGQPGYDWGMTDKPFLTIGEVADILQVSSRTVYNLIYNGTLRACRLTYHITIITKEDFFLMIRETTYCKRSVSIFARQGKKTKKKMNEDTLNTEKDLSQKEGKKKEKGSPKRQLIPAANYKQSVRDTFTDKESAGGDLYTMAEICQKYNYTYGRFYNLRMRYSIPCVKANATKCFPKAEVDKAMAEEAERLGSNLSEHWYSCFDIMRLFGLGKTQVRRFALTHGVRTKRIHGNRLYYLKADWDEARKVSERKSASTKAKREPDNESDNN
- a CDS encoding DUF4134 domain-containing protein, whose translation is MQQLKKKLQRAADRFMASKFAQKGVLALVCLTVSVGEAMAASKGAAGFTKATQEVSSYQTPVSNLMKAIAAVIVLVGAFNVYFKMQNGDQDVKKTIMLTIGGCIAFIALSEALPLFFK